A region of the Burkholderia savannae genome:
CGTGCGCATCGTCGGTGCCCGCTTGCAGCAGCTTCGCGATCGCCTTGCGCGTGGGCACGTCGATCAGCGAATCGTCGCTCGTGTCGCCGCTGACGGGGTCGCGATGGTATTGGTCCACGGCGGCGACGAGCATGAACAGCACCGGAACGCCGGCCTTGACGAGCGGCGACTGATAGAGCGTGATCGAATTCTCGACGATCGTGTGGTTGAACACTTCGATCTCGGGCCGCACGCCGACGTCCGCGAAGTGGGCGAGCTGATCCGCGAGGAACGCGTTCGGATTGTCATAGCCGCCACCTGCCTGGAACACGACAGGCCCGGGGCTGAACGACGCGACGTCGGGCGCGAGCTGCGCGTGGCCGTAGCGCTTCAGGTGCGCGCGCCGCAGCGGGCTTTGCGACGCGCGGCGGTCGCCGCGCGCGCTCGTCGACAGATTCAGGATCGCGGACGGCTCCAGGTCGAGCAGCGAGGGCACGATGCGATCGTAGTCCTCGAGCACGATGTGATTGCGCTGAGAGCCGACGCCGATCGGCGCGTTCAGCCCGGGAATCGCGAGCGTCGCCTGGTCGTCGGTCGCGCGCGTGTGCAGATGGACCACCGCCGCGCCTTCGCGGAGGGCCTCGCGCGATGCGTCGACGATGCCTTCCGCCGTGATCGGCAGAAAGGGCGAGCGCGCCTTGCCCGGCTGCCAGTAGCCGGCGTCGCATGTGCGCCAGCCGTGTTCGAACAGCGATTCGAGCACGGCCGCATTGTCGGCGCGAATCCGCTCGACGAAGTCCGGCGACAGATACGTGTGGATTCGATCGTGTGTCCAGGTCAGGCTGCCGTCTTCGGTGGCGGTCCAGCCGAACGTCGTGAGCTGCAGGACGATCTGCCGGGCCAGTTCGATCGACGACAGGCGCTCGAGCGTCGTGCGCGTGATCAACGGCGGCTGGGCGAGCGACGGCGAAGTCAGCGTGCGATGCCATACGTTGCCGTCCGGTGTCCAGCCGTTCCGGCGCAGCGCGTCCGGCGCGGTGGCCGATTCTTGCGCGCCTTCGTATTCGGTCAGATCGATCGGCGCATCGAAGCCGAATTCGCGCACGATGCCGCCCGCGGGCACGGCCTCCCATCCGTTGGCCTCGAGAGCCTTGGTCGTGGCCTCGCGCGTATCGGCGGGCAGCAGCTCGAGCAACGCATGCGGGATGAACTTCGGCTCCAGCGGATCGAGGAACTTCGGGACAGCGCCGACAGGGGCTGCAGTGATGTAGAAGGTCTTGACCATGATCGTCCTGAAATACGTTAGAAAGTGATCCTAAATAATTGAGATCGGATGCGACATTTCATGGTGCCGCTGAATCGCCGGGCCGGGTTGTGCCGCGTTTCGCCTCGGTCCGGGTCGTGAACGGCTCGTCCGCCTAAATGCGGAAGGCACCTCGCCGGTATGGCTGTAAGGTGCCTTGCAGACATCTTACAATAAAATTACGCTGATTTATAAAAATAATTATGAGTTGAATTTTTTGAAATTGAAATGCGCGTAATTTCGGTGGTGTTAATTTATTCGATTCGTTTGTTTCGATTGGGGAGAATCGTGCGGCGCGCTTGATGTCATGGCTTGATGGGCGGGCGCTGGGGCTCCGTGGGCATTGGGCGCGGATTGCGCCGTTTCCTGATTCCGATATGGCGATAAAGCGGGGTTCGATATTTTCGTGAGCAATGTGAATCGATGGATGACTGAATTTGAATATTCAATGGATTCGATATCGATCGGCAAACCATTTAGGCGGATGGGTTCGGGGAATTTCTGTTTTTGTGAAATCGATATTTCAGTAAATTGCGTGCCGATTGCTTAATCGTTGCATCGAACGAACTGCAGTGCGGTGCAGTGCAGTGCTGCGCTTGATCGTCGAGATGAGCCGGCAATCGATCGGCGCGGGCACAACGCTTGGACGGGCGCCCCGGCGGTCGCGGATTGCGTTTCGGGCAGGGGGCTTGATCGGCGCATTGCGCGGCAAGCGGTAATCGATCCGCGCCGCGCTGCTTTGTCGACCTAGCCGCCGGTGCGTGCGCTCAGCCCGCACTGATTGCGATCGCGCAGGGATGGATTCGAACGTGCGCGGCATGCGGGGCGGCCGGCGCGTCATCGATGCGCTCCTTGCCGATTCGAGGCGAGCGGCATGCGTCGCTCAGGCTATCGTGGGATTGGCGTCGGGAGGTCGCCCGTATCGACCGAAATCATGCGACATCGCGCGGGTGATCCTCGAGAAGCGCCGGTTCCTCATTGTCGGCGCAGTATCGTTGTGGCCGGTGCGCGCATGGCACCGAACATGCGCGACGCAGGGCGGGGCGCAGGATTTGCCTGTCGGGTGCGCGTGCGTCGATCGAGCGAGCGGACAGTCGGTCGACCGGTCGTTTATTCGAGGCACGTGCGACATGCGGCACCGGTGGCCGCATCGAACGCGCTCGAAGCGTTCTCGCGCGTCGATGGCCATCGGTGCGGCATCCGCCGAACGAGCCTACGCGGTGGCGGGCGCTCGGGCAGGCTTGCCGCCGCGTGCAGGCGCGCCGTTCGCGACGTAGTACCGCACGTTCGCGCGTTCGAGCGGCTCGCGCTTGCGGATCTTGTCGGCGATCTTCTCGGCGATCATGATCGTCGGCGCGTTCAGATTGCCGGTCGTGATGATCGGCATGATCGACGCATCGACGACGCGCAGCCCCTCGAGCCCATGCACGCGGCCTTCGTCGTCGACGACGGCCGTGTCGTCGAAGCCCATCTTGCACGAGCAGGACGGATGGAACGCCGTTTCCGCGCGGGCGCGCACGAATGCATCGAGGTCGTTGTCGCTTTTCAGATCGATGCCCGGATTCAGCTCGCGGCCGCGGAAGCGGTCGAGTGCCGGCTGGCGCATGATCTCGCGCGTCGCGCGGATCGCATCGCGGAATTCGCGCCAGTCGAGCGCTTCCGACATGTAGTTGAACAGAATGCTCGGATGCGCGTTCGGATCGCGCGAGCGCAGCTTCACGCGGCCGCGGCTCGGCGAACGCATCGAGCCGACGTGCGCCTGGAAGCCGTGCATCTCGATCGCGTTCGAGCCGTTGTAATTGATCGCGACGGGTAGGAAGTGATACTGGATGTTCGGCCACCGGTCGTCGTCGCGCGTGCGGATGAAGCCGCCCGCTTCGAAGTGGTTGCTCGCGCCGAGGCCCGTGCCGTTGATCATCCATTCGAGGCCGATCTTCGGCTGGTTCCACCACTTGAGCGCCGGATATAGCGACACCGGCTCCTTGCATTCGTACTGGATGTACATCTCCAGGTGATCCTGCAGATTGCGGCCGACGCCGGGCAGATCGAGCACGATGGGAATGTCGAGCTCACGCAGCCATTCGCCGGGGCCGACGCCCGAGCGCTGCAGCAGTTGCGGCGACGCGATCGCGCCGCTGCACACGAGCACTTCGCGGCGCGCATGCGCGGTGACGCGCTCGTTGCCGTGCAGGAACGCGACGCCCGTCGCGCGCTTGCCGGAGAACAGAATGCGATCGGCAAGCGCATGCGTGACGATCTCGAGATTCGGGCGTGGGCGCGCCTGGTCGAGATAGCCGCGCGCGGTCGATGCGCGGCGGCCTCGCGGCGTGACCGTGCGGTCCATCGGGCCGAAGCCTTCCTGCTGATAGCCGTTGAGGTCGTCGGTGCGCGGATAGCCGGCCTGCACGCCGGCCTCGACCATCGCCTCGAAAAGCGGATTCACGCCGGGCTTGCTCGTCGTCACGGACACCGGGCCGTCGCCGCCGTGATAGTCGTTCGGGCCGACGTCGCGCGTCTCGGCCTTCATGAAGTACGGCAGGCAGTCGAGGTACGACCAGTCTTCGAGGCCCTTGTGGGTCGACCAGTTGTCGTAGTCGAGCGCGTTGCCGCGGATGTAGCACATTCCGTTGATCAGCGACGAGCCGCCGAGGCCCTTGCCGCGGCCGCACTCCATCCGCCGATGATTCATGTGCGGCTCGGGATCGGTTTCGTATGCCCAGTTGTAGCGGCGGCCCTGCAGCGGGTAGGCGAGCGCCGCCGGCATCTGCGTGCGGAAGTCGAGCCGGTAGTCGGGGCCGCCCGCCTCGAGGAGCAGCACGGTGACGTCCGGGTCCTCGGTGAGGCGCGTCGCGAGCACGTTGCCCGCTGAGCCCGCGCCGCAGATGATGTAATCGAATTCGCGCGTCGTCATCGTTGCGTTCTCCTCAATGCTTAGAACACCGGTTGATAGCGGCCGAGCTCGACCTGCACCGATTTGATTCGAGTGTAGTGCTCGAGCGTCGTGATGCCGTTCTCGCGTCCGACACCGGATTGCTTGTAGCCGCCAACGGGCATCTCGGCGGGCGATTCGCCCCACGTGTTGATCCAGCAGATGCCGGCTTCGAGGCGATGGATCGCGCGGTGCGCGCGAGACAGGTTCTCGGTGACGACGCCCGCCGCGAGGCCGTATTCGGTCGCGTTCGCGCGCGCGATCGCCTCGTCTTCCGTCTCGAACGACAGAATGCTCATCACCGGGCCGAAGATTTCTTCGCGAACGATCTTCATGTCGTCGCGGCAATCGCCGAACACGGTCGGCGCGACGTACTGGCCGCTCGCGAAGTGGTCGTGCGCGAGGCGCGCGCCACCCGCGAGCAGCTTCGCGCCTTCGGTTTTGCCGCTCTCGATGTAGCCGAGCACCTTGTCGAGTTGCGCGGCGCTCGCGAGCGGGCCGAAATTCGTGTCGGGGTCCGAAGGTTTGCCGACGCGGATTCGCGCGACGCGTTCGAGCACGCGCTGCACGAACGCCTCTTTCACCGCTTGCTGCACGAACACGCGCGTGCCGTTCGTGCACACCTGCCCCGCACTGAAGAAGTTCGCGGTGACGGCGATGTCGGCCGCGCGGTCGAGCTCGGCGTCGTCGAACACGATGAGCGGCGACTTGCCGCCCAGCTCCATCGTCACCTCCTTCAGCGACGAAGCGCCTGCGAGCGACATCACTTTCTTGCCGGTCTCGACGCCGCCCGTGAACGACACCTTCGCGATCCCCGGATGCGCGGTAAGCAGCGCGCCGACCGAGCCGTCGCCCTGCACGACGTTGAACACGCCGGCGGGCACGCCCGCTTCGGTATAGATCTCGGCGAGCTTGAGCGCGGACAGCGGCGTGACTTCGCTCGGCTTGAAGATCATCGCGTTGCCGGCGGCGAGCGCGGGCGCGCTCTTCCAGCACGCGATCTGGATCGGATAGTTCCACGCGCCGATGCCCGCGCATACGCCGAGCGGCTCGCGCCGCGTGTAGACGAACGATTCCGGACGCAGCGGCACTTGCAGGCCTTCGATCGCGGTCGCGAGGCCCGCGTAGTACTCGATCACGTCGGCGCCCGTGACGATGTCGACGGCGCGCGTTTCGGCGATCGGCTTGCCGGTGTCGCGCATTTCGAGCTCGGCGAGTTCGTCGTTGTGCTCGCGCAGCAGTTCGACCGCGCGGCGCAGGATGCGCGAGCGCTGCATCGCGGTCATCGCCGCCCATTCGCGCTGGCCTTCGCGCGCGGACGCGACCGCGCGCTCGACGTCGTCGGCGCTCGCTTGCTGAACGCTTGCTAGCAGTTCGCCCGTCGCCGGATCGAACGTGTCGAACGTCTTGCCGCTCGTGGCGTCGGCGTAGGCGCCGGCGATGTAAAGGCGTTGCAGGCCGTATACGGACATAAGGATCTCCTTGAGTGGGCGAGGGTGCGTGGCGCGTCAGGCGCGCGGCGCGAGCAACAGGTCGATGTAATCGTTGGCGAGCTTCAGGGCTGCCTCGGTGTCGAACGGTTCGCCCGCGAGCGCGCCGCGCAGCCACAGGCCGTCGATCAGCGCGGCGAGGCCGCTTGCGGCCTCGCGGGCTCGCGCGCGGGGCCGCGTCTTTGCGAACTCCGCGCACAGATTCGAATAGAGCCGCCGCGTGTTGACGCGCTGCAGGCGTTTCAACGTCGGCTCGTGCATGCTCTGCGACCAGAACGCGAGCCAGGTCTTCATCACGGGCGCGCTGATTTGCGTGCCGTCGAAGTTGGCCGCGACGACGGCACGCAGCCGCGCGCGCGGCTCACCACCGGAGGCCGCGGCGCGATGGCGCGCGGTCGCGGCCCACAGGTCGCGCAGCACATGGCGCATCGTTGCTTCGAGCAGGCCGTCCTTGTCGCCGAAGTAATGGCTGACGATGCCCGTCGAGATGTTCGCGCGCTGAGCGACGGATGCGAGCGTCGTGCCGGGCAGGCCGGCCTCGTCGATGGAGCGGAGCGTCGCGTCGATCAATTGGGCGCGACGGATCTCGCGCATTCCGAGTTTGGGCATCGCGGGGCCTTTGTGCGCGAGGCGGGTGAGCGAAGCCGAAAGGATAGCGGTTTTTTATTGAACGTTCAATCAATAAAAAATATGTGGGGATCGATCGATGTGACGGGGTGCTCGAGGTGGGTGGGGGCTTTTTGCTCGCGTCGGCCGCCGGCGTGCGCGTGCCGCATCGGTGCGCAGTTAATCCGCGCATTGGTGAAAGTGAATTGGAAGATTGATGAGAATGTTTAAAACGTTTCAATCGGCAATTCGTGTATTACGGGTTCGTGTTATAGGCGGGGCGTTAATGCCAATAAGTATGAAGTTAAATATCCGTTTTGGTGCGCGACTGTCATCGGATGGGTATTGCGAAAGCGGAAGGGTGATGCGATCGCGATGTCGGAATTGGAGATTTCGCGCTTCGGCGGGTATTGATTCGGATGGGTGGGGTATCCGGGGCGGGCGCGCGAGGATCGGTTCTGGAGGGTTGTGTGACGGGCGTCTCGGTCGATGCCGTCGTGATGCGTTCTATATCACAGAAAATATTTCGGGGCGATGAAGGGGTTAATCGGATCAGGGATTTTAGAATGATTTGTTAAATGTACGGAAGGATACATTGATGAGTTTTTTGAGGCAAAACATTAAAAGTAGTTGAGGAGGTTGTATTCAGCGTATTAGTATTAACACCGCAAAAGCGCAAGCCGCCGCGCGACGGTTGAGAAAGCGGAATGGCGATGGGAAGCGGTAATCCTCAAGAGGCGTCATGCGAGATAGAGGCGCTGGAGACCACGGGCTAAAGGGAGCGGGGGAACCGCGACAGGCCCGGGGAGGCGTATTGCCTGTTGCGAATGCGGCATGGCGATGCGCGGCTCCGGCGAGTGGGTAGTCGTCACGGCGCGCGCGAGGCAGGGCGGGCAGATCGCGCGGGAGGGCGGGCGGCTACGTGGAGGCGTCCGAGAAGGGCGCGGGATCAGCTCATTTGCCGAGCAGATGCGGGAGAAACGCCATGCCTATCGAGAAACAGGTCGTTGCGCTGCCGAGCGGACTGAAGGTCCACGTCGAGCGCCACGTGTTCGATCCGGCCTTCGAGACGGCCATCCTCGTGAACGGCGCGCTGGCGACGACGGCGTCGTTCGGCCAGACGATTCGCTACCTGGGCGAGCGCCTGAACGCGGTGTGCTTCGACTTGCCGTACGCGGGTCAGTCGCGCCAGCACAATCCGGGCGAGTACATTCTGACGAAGGACGACGAGGTCGAGATTCTGCTGCACCTGGCCGAGCGGTTCGAGCCGAGCTACCTGCTGTCGGTGTCGTGGGGCGGGGTGGCGTCGCTGTTCGCGCTGTCGCGGGGCTGCGCGAGCGTGCGGCGTGCGGTGGTCGCGTCGTTCTCGCCGTTCCTGAACGACGCGATGACGGACTACGTGACGCGCGCGCGCGATCACATCGCGGCGGGCGAGAACCTGAAGGCGGCGCAGTTGCTGAACGACACGGTGGGCCGCTACCTGCCGCGGATCATGAAGCTGTACAACTACCGCTACCTGACGAAGCTGCCGCGCAAGGAGCAGGACCAGGTGGCGTTCCACGTCGACCAGATTCTGTCGATGCAGCCGGAGCAGTACCTGCCGGAATTCCGCAACATCGGCTGCGACGTGAAGTTCATCAACGGGGAGCTGGACGAGTACACGACGTCGTCGGACGTGCGTCGGCTGGCGGCGTACGTGCGCCGGGCGGAGTTCGCGACGATCCGGCAGGCGGGGCACTTCCTGGACCTCGAGGGGCGTCAGCAGCAGGAGCAGGTTCGCACGGCGATCCTGGGGTTCTTCGGCGAGGAGCGGGCGAGCGCGGCGCGGGACGAGGCGCAGGGCGAGGCGCTCGCGCCGCTGGGGCAGATGCCGGCGCTGTCGTAACGGCGTGCGTGGGCCGAGGCAGGCGGGCGTTCGCGCGCGGCCGGTGTCGCGGCTCGTTCAAATCAGGCAGGCAGGCGTGGCGCGCGCCGCGTGACGCGGCGACGGCAAGGCGCGTTCGTGTCACGGAACGGTTCGTTCAACGGAAGATCCCGACGGCAGGCGGCCGAACCCCGGCCGGCGACGGGCGATCCGGTTTGAACGTTTCGCGTTCGCGCCAACGGCTGCCGCGCGCAATCGAGTGACGAAGCGATGTCGAAAGTAATCGTGACGGCGATCGGGTCGGCGGGGGACGTGCACCCGCTGCTCGGGGTGGGCCGGGCGCTGTCGGCGCGCGGCCACGAGGTGGTGTTCTGCACGCATCCGCCGTTCGAGGCGGCGGTGCGCGCGAGCGGCTTCGCGTTCGTGCCGGTGGGCACGGCGCGGGAGTACGCGCAGGCGATGGCGGACCCGGCGCTGTGGGACCCGCGCACGTCGTTCAAGACGCTGTGGCGGGTGATCGCGCCGGTGGTGCGGCCGCACTTCGACGCGCTGCGCGCGCTGAGCGACGCGGACACGGTGCTGGTGGGCACGCTGTGGGCGTTCTCGGCGCGGCTGATGCAGGAGCGCTACGGGACGCGCTACGTGTCGGTGCAGGTGTCGCCGTCGACGCTGCTGTCGGCGCACGCGCCGCCGACGCACAAGCGGCTGACGATCCCGGCGGGGCTGCCGCTGGCGGTGAAGGCGGGGCTGATGACGCTGATCGAGCGGCAGGTGCTGGACCGGGTGTGCGGGCCGGAGCTGAACGCGGTGCGGCAGGCGCTGGATCTCGCGCCGGCGAGGCGGATTCTGGGGCGGTGGCTGCATTCGACGGACGGGGTGCTGTGCCTGTTTCCGTCGTGGTTCGCGCCGGCGCAGCGGGATTGGCCGGCGAATCACCTGCAAAGCGGGTTTCCGCTGTTCAACGACGCGGGGCCGCACGAGGCGGACCCGGAGCTGGACGCGTTCGTCGCGTCGGGCGATGCGCCGGTGGTGTTCACGGCGGGCTCGACGCTGGTGGACGGGCGGACCTACGAGCGGGCGGTGACGCAGGTGCTGCAAGCGACGGGCGTGCGGGGCATCCTGCTCGCGCCGGACGCGCCGGCGGCATCGGACGGGACGACGGGGCCAACGGGAACGAGGGCGCACGATGATGCGCCACGCAACGGCGTGAC
Encoded here:
- the betI gene encoding transcriptional regulator BetI, which codes for MPKLGMREIRRAQLIDATLRSIDEAGLPGTTLASVAQRANISTGIVSHYFGDKDGLLEATMRHVLRDLWAATARHRAAASGGEPRARLRAVVAANFDGTQISAPVMKTWLAFWSQSMHEPTLKRLQRVNTRRLYSNLCAEFAKTRPRARAREAASGLAALIDGLWLRGALAGEPFDTEAALKLANDYIDLLLAPRA
- the betB gene encoding betaine-aldehyde dehydrogenase, whose translation is MSVYGLQRLYIAGAYADATSGKTFDTFDPATGELLASVQQASADDVERAVASAREGQREWAAMTAMQRSRILRRAVELLREHNDELAELEMRDTGKPIAETRAVDIVTGADVIEYYAGLATAIEGLQVPLRPESFVYTRREPLGVCAGIGAWNYPIQIACWKSAPALAAGNAMIFKPSEVTPLSALKLAEIYTEAGVPAGVFNVVQGDGSVGALLTAHPGIAKVSFTGGVETGKKVMSLAGASSLKEVTMELGGKSPLIVFDDAELDRAADIAVTANFFSAGQVCTNGTRVFVQQAVKEAFVQRVLERVARIRVGKPSDPDTNFGPLASAAQLDKVLGYIESGKTEGAKLLAGGARLAHDHFASGQYVAPTVFGDCRDDMKIVREEIFGPVMSILSFETEDEAIARANATEYGLAAGVVTENLSRAHRAIHRLEAGICWINTWGESPAEMPVGGYKQSGVGRENGITTLEHYTRIKSVQVELGRYQPVF
- a CDS encoding alpha/beta fold hydrolase; translated protein: MPIEKQVVALPSGLKVHVERHVFDPAFETAILVNGALATTASFGQTIRYLGERLNAVCFDLPYAGQSRQHNPGEYILTKDDEVEILLHLAERFEPSYLLSVSWGGVASLFALSRGCASVRRAVVASFSPFLNDAMTDYVTRARDHIAAGENLKAAQLLNDTVGRYLPRIMKLYNYRYLTKLPRKEQDQVAFHVDQILSMQPEQYLPEFRNIGCDVKFINGELDEYTTSSDVRRLAAYVRRAEFATIRQAGHFLDLEGRQQQEQVRTAILGFFGEERASAARDEAQGEALAPLGQMPALS
- a CDS encoding glycosyltransferase gives rise to the protein MSKVIVTAIGSAGDVHPLLGVGRALSARGHEVVFCTHPPFEAAVRASGFAFVPVGTAREYAQAMADPALWDPRTSFKTLWRVIAPVVRPHFDALRALSDADTVLVGTLWAFSARLMQERYGTRYVSVQVSPSTLLSAHAPPTHKRLTIPAGLPLAVKAGLMTLIERQVLDRVCGPELNAVRQALDLAPARRILGRWLHSTDGVLCLFPSWFAPAQRDWPANHLQSGFPLFNDAGPHEADPELDAFVASGDAPVVFTAGSTLVDGRTYERAVTQVLQATGVRGILLAPDAPAASDGTTGPTGTRAHDDAPRNGVTLLKRRYVPLAALLPRCRALVHHGGIGTASLAYAAGVPQVVTPFAHDQFDNAQRVAASGCGVRLDAPVRGEPLARSLLRVLGDEAMAARCGEVRARMAAQPNGCDEAARFIERFAPGVAARQAQPA
- the betA gene encoding choline dehydrogenase yields the protein MTTREFDYIICGAGSAGNVLATRLTEDPDVTVLLLEAGGPDYRLDFRTQMPAALAYPLQGRRYNWAYETDPEPHMNHRRMECGRGKGLGGSSLINGMCYIRGNALDYDNWSTHKGLEDWSYLDCLPYFMKAETRDVGPNDYHGGDGPVSVTTSKPGVNPLFEAMVEAGVQAGYPRTDDLNGYQQEGFGPMDRTVTPRGRRASTARGYLDQARPRPNLEIVTHALADRILFSGKRATGVAFLHGNERVTAHARREVLVCSGAIASPQLLQRSGVGPGEWLRELDIPIVLDLPGVGRNLQDHLEMYIQYECKEPVSLYPALKWWNQPKIGLEWMINGTGLGASNHFEAGGFIRTRDDDRWPNIQYHFLPVAINYNGSNAIEMHGFQAHVGSMRSPSRGRVKLRSRDPNAHPSILFNYMSEALDWREFRDAIRATREIMRQPALDRFRGRELNPGIDLKSDNDLDAFVRARAETAFHPSCSCKMGFDDTAVVDDEGRVHGLEGLRVVDASIMPIITTGNLNAPTIMIAEKIADKIRKREPLERANVRYYVANGAPARGGKPARAPATA